From Microlunatus capsulatus, a single genomic window includes:
- a CDS encoding galactitol-1-phosphate 5-dehydrogenase encodes MTDQPSTASALPAVMTAAVMHAPGDIRVEEVPVPSPGPGEVLLKVAACGVCGSDIPRMLRNGGYVMPIICGHEFSAHVETLGEGVTGFSPGDLVSVPPLIPCRHCDFCVRGDFGLCEDYDYFGSRSDGAYAQYVVSPVGNLLLMPEGLDPRAAAMLDPAAIALHALWKTGLRAGHRVLVVGAGPIGLFAVQWARLHGAAEVVTIDLSEEKSAMAREAGADHAVQTLDEAKALAGRGFDVVLESAGVAVTADMAARLVGPKGHAVFVGIPHAPVELAKETFNQFLRLEVTLHGSWNSFSAPFPGDEWRVSAAKMASGELRWEFMITHELPLSALPEMMQKLGARSEHSSKVIFVPNAG; translated from the coding sequence GTGACCGACCAGCCCAGCACCGCGTCCGCCCTGCCCGCCGTGATGACCGCCGCCGTGATGCACGCGCCCGGGGACATCCGCGTCGAGGAGGTCCCGGTGCCCTCGCCCGGTCCCGGCGAGGTGCTGCTCAAGGTCGCGGCCTGCGGTGTCTGCGGCTCCGACATCCCCCGGATGCTGCGCAACGGCGGCTACGTCATGCCGATCATCTGCGGCCACGAGTTCTCCGCCCACGTCGAGACGCTGGGGGAGGGCGTCACCGGCTTCAGCCCCGGCGACCTCGTCTCCGTCCCGCCGCTGATCCCCTGCCGGCACTGCGACTTCTGCGTGCGCGGCGACTTCGGCCTCTGCGAGGACTACGACTACTTCGGCAGCCGCAGCGACGGCGCCTACGCCCAGTACGTCGTCTCGCCCGTCGGCAACCTGCTGCTGATGCCGGAGGGCCTCGACCCCCGCGCCGCCGCGATGCTCGACCCGGCCGCCATCGCCCTGCACGCGCTCTGGAAGACCGGCCTGCGCGCCGGCCACCGGGTGCTCGTCGTCGGCGCCGGCCCCATCGGGCTCTTCGCCGTCCAGTGGGCCCGCCTGCACGGGGCCGCCGAGGTCGTCACCATCGACCTCAGCGAGGAGAAGTCGGCGATGGCCCGCGAGGCCGGCGCCGACCACGCCGTCCAGACCCTCGACGAGGCCAAGGCCCTGGCCGGACGCGGCTTCGACGTCGTCCTGGAGTCCGCGGGCGTCGCGGTGACGGCCGACATGGCCGCCCGGCTGGTGGGCCCCAAGGGGCACGCCGTGTTCGTCGGCATCCCGCACGCCCCCGTCGAGCTGGCCAAGGAGACCTTCAACCAGTTCCTGCGCCTGGAGGTCACCCTGCACGGCTCGTGGAACTCGTTCTCGGCCCCGTTCCCGGGCGACGAGTGGCGCGTGTCCGCGGCCAAGATGGCCTCCGGCGAGCTGCGCTGGGAGTTCATGATCACCCACGAGCTGCCGCTGTCCGCCCTGCCCGAGATGATGCAGAAGCTGGGCGCGCGGTCGGAGCACTCCTCCAAGGTGATCTTCGTCCCGAACGCGGGCTGA
- a CDS encoding RecQ family ATP-dependent DNA helicase, whose amino-acid sequence MTTRLQQVAAETFGWDALHPEQLAAMEPLMEGHDVLAVLPTGAGKSAIYQVPALLLPGPTLVVSPLLALQEDQVDGIESSEAPEAVAVNSAQRTAERRHAWRAVEEGEAEYLFLSPEQLAKDEVVDELAGLGISLFVVDEAHCVSAWGHDFRPEYLRLGGAIARLGHPPVVALTATAAQPVREDIVERLRLRDHREVVASFDRPNLRLTVEHASEDRRKREQVVVRVRTLMADPGTRSGLVYTASRKDAELYAGELEQFGIRAAAYHAGLRAAERTRVHEGFLDGSVEVVVATSAFGMGIDKPDVRFVVHASAPESLDSYYQQIGRAGRDGAPAEIVLFYRPEDLNLQRFLTSHKAPVKALARVADALHERADPLRPAELGRELDLSPAKRTRAVNLLEQAGAVGTSEDGRLEYLDPQMGTGEAVERAVGVAETHQRLTRSRIEMMRGYAETTGCRRQFLLGYFGEELTSPCGSCDTCEAGTASEQPGEDEGPYRRGSVVEHREWGRGLVMSLEQDRLTVLFDDTGYKTLALQAVEQNDLLTPLEPSA is encoded by the coding sequence ATGACCACCCGCCTGCAGCAGGTCGCCGCCGAGACGTTCGGCTGGGACGCGCTGCACCCCGAGCAGCTCGCGGCCATGGAACCGCTGATGGAGGGCCACGACGTCCTCGCGGTCCTGCCCACCGGCGCCGGCAAGTCCGCCATCTACCAGGTCCCGGCCCTGCTGCTGCCGGGGCCGACGCTCGTCGTCTCCCCGCTGCTCGCGCTGCAGGAGGACCAGGTGGACGGGATCGAGAGCTCCGAGGCGCCGGAGGCGGTCGCGGTGAACTCGGCGCAGCGGACAGCGGAGCGCCGGCACGCCTGGCGGGCGGTCGAGGAGGGCGAGGCCGAGTACCTCTTCCTCTCCCCCGAGCAGCTGGCCAAGGACGAGGTCGTCGACGAGCTGGCCGGTCTGGGCATCAGCCTCTTCGTCGTCGACGAGGCGCACTGCGTCTCGGCGTGGGGGCACGACTTCCGGCCGGAGTACCTGCGGCTCGGCGGCGCGATCGCCCGGCTGGGGCACCCGCCCGTCGTCGCCCTCACCGCGACCGCGGCGCAACCGGTGCGCGAGGACATCGTCGAGCGCCTGCGGCTGCGGGACCACCGCGAGGTGGTGGCCAGCTTCGACCGGCCGAACCTGCGGCTGACCGTCGAGCACGCCTCGGAGGACCGCCGCAAGCGCGAGCAGGTGGTGGTCCGGGTCCGGACCCTGATGGCCGACCCGGGGACCCGCAGCGGCCTGGTCTACACCGCCAGCCGCAAGGACGCGGAGCTCTACGCCGGCGAGCTGGAGCAGTTCGGGATCCGGGCGGCGGCCTACCACGCCGGCCTGCGGGCGGCCGAGCGGACGCGCGTCCACGAGGGCTTCCTCGACGGCTCGGTCGAGGTGGTCGTGGCCACCTCCGCCTTCGGCATGGGCATCGACAAGCCCGACGTGCGCTTCGTGGTGCACGCCTCGGCCCCGGAGTCGCTGGACTCCTACTACCAGCAGATCGGCCGCGCCGGCCGGGACGGCGCACCGGCCGAGATCGTCCTCTTCTACCGCCCCGAGGACCTCAACCTGCAGCGGTTCCTCACCTCCCACAAGGCCCCGGTCAAGGCGCTGGCCCGGGTGGCCGACGCCCTGCACGAGCGCGCGGACCCGCTCCGGCCAGCCGAGCTGGGGCGTGAGCTCGACCTCTCCCCCGCGAAGCGGACCCGCGCCGTCAACCTCCTCGAGCAGGCCGGGGCGGTCGGCACCAGCGAGGACGGCCGGCTGGAGTACCTGGACCCGCAGATGGGAACCGGCGAGGCCGTCGAGCGGGCGGTCGGGGTGGCCGAGACGCACCAGCGGCTCACCCGGTCGCGGATCGAGATGATGCGGGGCTACGCCGAGACCACGGGGTGCCGGCGGCAGTTCCTGCTCGGCTACTTCGGCGAGGAGCTGACCTCCCCCTGCGGCAGCTGCGACACCTGCGAGGCCGGCACCGCGTCCGAGCAGCCCGGGGAGGACGAGGGCCCCTACCGCCGCGGGAGCGTCGTCGAGCACCGGGAGTGGGGCCGCGGCCTGGTCATGTCGCTGGAGCAGGACCGGCTCACCGTCCTGTTCGACGACACCGGCTACAAGACCCTGGCCCTGCAGGCGGTGGAGCAGAACGACCTGCTGACCCCGCTGGAGCCCTCGGCCTGA
- a CDS encoding GAF and ANTAR domain-containing protein: protein MSVGGGRERPGTSADHDRARGDDLATLLSEVAQTLQQEVGVGATLQGVVDGAVALVPGVEHASLSTIVRRRAMVTRASSGELPEAVDRAQVETGQGPCLDTLYEQRTARLPSMARERRWPRFAARARELGVGSMLAVQLFVEGDSLGALNLFSSVPDAFGDESEHVALLFASHAAVAMSGAQEQESLRGAIDSRDLIGQAKGILMERHKVTAAAAFLVLSRVSQTSNRTLRDVASELVRQGSFEPPVPGATPAAPRR, encoded by the coding sequence ATGAGCGTCGGCGGGGGGCGGGAGCGGCCGGGGACCTCGGCCGACCACGACCGCGCCCGCGGCGACGACCTCGCGACCCTGCTCAGCGAGGTGGCCCAGACGCTGCAGCAGGAGGTCGGGGTGGGGGCGACCCTGCAGGGCGTCGTCGACGGCGCGGTGGCCCTGGTGCCCGGCGTCGAGCACGCGAGCCTGTCGACGATCGTGCGGCGGCGGGCCATGGTCACCCGGGCGAGCAGCGGGGAGCTGCCGGAGGCGGTGGACCGGGCGCAGGTGGAGACGGGCCAGGGGCCCTGCCTGGACACCCTCTACGAGCAGCGGACGGCGCGGCTCCCGTCGATGGCGCGCGAGCGTCGGTGGCCGCGCTTCGCCGCCCGCGCGCGCGAGCTCGGGGTGGGCAGCATGCTGGCCGTGCAGCTGTTCGTCGAGGGCGACAGCCTCGGGGCGCTCAACCTGTTCAGCAGCGTCCCGGACGCGTTCGGCGACGAGTCCGAGCACGTCGCCCTGCTGTTCGCCTCGCACGCGGCGGTGGCGATGTCCGGGGCGCAGGAGCAGGAGAGCCTGCGCGGAGCCATCGACAGCCGCGACCTCATCGGCCAGGCCAAGGGCATCCTCATGGAGCGCCACAAGGTGACGGCCGCGGCGGCGTTCCTCGTGCTGAGCCGCGTCAGCCAGACCAGCAACCGCACCTTGCGCGACGTGGCCTCCGAGCTGGTCCGGCAGGGGTCCTTCGAGCCGCCCGTGCCGGGGGCGACGCCGGCCGCGCCGCGCCGCTGA
- a CDS encoding GAF and ANTAR domain-containing protein yields MDLTGMHEELARVVVHDRELDEVLHDITGIAHRAMPGCDAASITLVRAAEGHTAAYDGQLALDADELQYAEGYGPCLDAGRAGEVLLVRDTRTEDRWPEYTARAAERGIGSSLSLPLPFQYATVGALNTYAVRPDAFSDEDVARGEEVATWVALAIGNAESSSMTNQELRDLRTAMVSRATIEQAKGVLMERYRVTAEQAFTLLARASQHGNVKLRDVADELVQTGVLRGATRTR; encoded by the coding sequence GTGGATCTGACGGGTATGCACGAGGAGCTGGCACGGGTCGTGGTCCACGACCGCGAGCTCGACGAGGTGCTGCACGACATCACCGGCATCGCCCACCGGGCGATGCCGGGCTGCGACGCGGCCTCGATCACCCTGGTCCGGGCCGCGGAGGGCCACACCGCCGCCTACGACGGCCAGCTGGCCCTGGACGCCGACGAGCTGCAGTACGCCGAGGGCTACGGTCCCTGCCTGGACGCCGGACGGGCCGGCGAGGTGCTGCTCGTCCGGGACACCCGCACCGAGGACCGGTGGCCGGAGTACACGGCCCGGGCCGCGGAGCGCGGGATCGGCAGCTCGCTGTCGCTCCCCCTGCCCTTCCAGTACGCGACCGTCGGCGCGCTCAACACCTACGCCGTCCGGCCGGACGCCTTCTCCGACGAGGACGTCGCGCGGGGCGAGGAGGTGGCCACCTGGGTGGCCCTGGCCATCGGCAACGCCGAGTCCTCGTCGATGACCAACCAGGAGCTGCGGGACCTGCGGACCGCGATGGTCTCCCGGGCCACCATCGAGCAGGCCAAGGGCGTGCTCATGGAGCGCTACAGGGTGACCGCCGAGCAGGCGTTCACGCTGCTCGCCCGCGCCTCCCAGCACGGCAACGTCAAGCTCCGCGACGTCGCCGACGAGCTCGTGCAGACCGGGGTGCTCCGCGGCGCCACCCGGACGCGCTGA
- a CDS encoding ANTAR domain-containing protein, which produces MHPPDPSPPGPPARGSGLHDRALVARATGVLMVTHGCTAEAALALLLASARTRRLSPAAVAAGVLAAVPREPA; this is translated from the coding sequence GTGCACCCTCCCGACCCGTCCCCTCCCGGTCCGCCCGCCCGCGGGTCCGGGCTGCACGACCGCGCCCTGGTCGCCCGGGCCACGGGGGTGCTGATGGTCACCCACGGCTGCACGGCCGAGGCGGCGCTCGCCCTGCTCCTCGCCTCGGCGCGGACCCGCCGGCTGAGCCCGGCCGCCGTCGCCGCCGGGGTGCTGGCCGCCGTGCCCCGCGAGCCCGCGTGA
- the ybaK gene encoding Cys-tRNA(Pro) deacylase, translated as MKSSKSSRTGGGTPATAALTAAGVAHTLHPYAHQDGVERFGEEAAAALGVAPERIFKTLVADLGGELVVAVVPVARQLDLKALAAALGAKKAAMADPAAATRSTGYVLGGISPLGQRTRLRTVVDSSAAGFPTVLVSAGRRGLQVELSPEALVTTTGALTAPIGH; from the coding sequence GTGAAGAGCTCGAAGAGCAGCCGGACCGGGGGCGGGACGCCGGCGACGGCGGCGCTGACCGCGGCCGGCGTGGCGCACACGCTGCACCCCTACGCGCACCAGGACGGTGTCGAGCGGTTCGGCGAGGAGGCGGCCGCCGCGCTGGGCGTGGCGCCGGAGCGGATCTTCAAGACCCTGGTCGCCGACCTCGGCGGTGAGCTGGTCGTCGCCGTCGTGCCGGTCGCCCGGCAGCTGGACCTCAAGGCGCTCGCCGCCGCGCTGGGGGCGAAGAAGGCCGCGATGGCCGACCCCGCGGCCGCGACCCGCAGCACGGGCTACGTGCTGGGCGGGATCTCCCCGCTCGGCCAGCGGACCCGGCTGCGGACCGTGGTCGACAGCTCGGCCGCCGGCTTCCCCACCGTGCTGGTCTCCGCGGGCCGGCGCGGGCTGCAGGTGGAGCTGTCGCCGGAGGCCCTCGTCACGACCACCGGGGCACTGACGGCACCCATCGGCCACTGA
- the dnaE gene encoding DNA polymerase III subunit alpha has protein sequence MPDSSTAVSGATPPGTTTSAGRSGGSDSFVHLHVHSEYSMLDGAARVSDLFKGAAEMGMPAVAMTDHGNLFGAYEFYKASKTSGVKPIIGLEAYVTPKTHRSERKRVRWGDGGGDDVSGGGAFTHMTLWSESTEGMHNLFRLGSRSSLEGYFYKPRADRELLQTYAKGLIATTGCPSGEVQTYLRLGRYDEAVASAAEFKDIFGAENYFVELMDHGLSIESRVRKDLLRIAKDLHLPLVATNDLHYAARSDASAHEVLLCVQTGSTMADGNRFKFDGDSYYLKSPAEMRELFAELPEACDNTLAIAERCDISFNERVGAFMPRYPCPPGEDEASWFVKEVETGLARRYPRGIPDHVRKQAEFETGVILSMGFAGYFLVVADFINWAKENGIRVGPGRGSGAGSMAAYAMRITDLDPLQHGLIFERFLNPDRVSMPDFDIDFDERRRGEVIRYVTEKYGDDRVSQIVTYGTIKAKQAVKDASRVLGYPFGVGERITKAMPAPVMGKDVPLAKLFDREHARYGEGGEFRALYENDPEVAKVVDTARDLEGLKRQWGVHAAGVIMSSEPLIDIIPIMRREQDGAIITQLDYPTCESLGLIKMDFLGLRNLTVLDDAVGNIRLNRGFEMVLEDLPLDDAASYALLGRGDTLGVFQLDGGPMRSLLRLMRPDNFEDISAVLALYRPGPMGADSHTNYALRKNKRQEITPIHAELEEPLAEILGTTHGLIVYQEQVMAIAQKVAGYSLGQADLLRRAMGKKKKEVLDAEFVPFSDGMRANGYGEAAVKALWDILVPFSDYAFNKAHTAAYGLVSYWTAYLKANFPAEFMAALLTSVADDKDKMAIYLSECRRMGIQVLPPDVNESAANFTPVGTDIRFGLTAIRNVGANVVDGIVNAREQHGKAVNFHGFLDQVPLVVCNKRVIESLIKAGAFESMGHTRRALMSVYEAAVDGVLDLKRNEAHGQDDLFGDWGDGDGGNDPVLSGTVPDLADWDKRTKLAFERDMLGLYVSDHPLQGLEHILVGERDVAIAELLADDGPKEGMVTIAGMITNVTRKTTKRGDIWAVITVEDLEASVEVLLFPKAYDLVSTVLATDVVVKVKGRLKRDDDSVSISAQELTLPDITDGPSGPVVISLPAVRCTPPVVQQLRQVLAGHPGMTEVRLRLQSSGKTTVMKLDDQLRVTPSGPLMADLKALLGPSCLAS, from the coding sequence ATGCCGGACAGCTCCACAGCCGTGAGCGGCGCGACACCTCCGGGCACCACCACCAGCGCGGGCCGATCGGGCGGGAGCGACTCCTTCGTCCACCTGCACGTCCACTCCGAGTACTCGATGCTCGACGGCGCGGCCCGGGTGTCCGACCTCTTCAAGGGCGCCGCGGAGATGGGCATGCCGGCGGTCGCGATGACCGACCACGGCAACCTCTTCGGGGCCTACGAGTTCTACAAGGCGTCCAAGACCTCCGGCGTGAAGCCGATCATCGGCCTCGAGGCCTACGTCACCCCCAAGACGCACCGCAGCGAGCGCAAGCGGGTCCGCTGGGGCGACGGCGGCGGCGACGACGTCTCCGGCGGTGGTGCCTTCACCCACATGACGCTGTGGTCGGAGTCCACCGAGGGCATGCACAACCTGTTCCGGCTGGGCTCGCGCAGCTCGCTGGAGGGGTACTTCTACAAGCCGCGGGCCGACCGCGAGCTGCTGCAGACCTACGCCAAGGGCCTGATCGCCACCACGGGCTGCCCGTCGGGGGAGGTGCAGACCTACCTGCGCCTCGGCCGCTACGACGAGGCCGTGGCCAGCGCCGCCGAGTTCAAGGACATCTTCGGCGCCGAGAACTACTTCGTCGAGCTGATGGACCACGGGCTCAGCATCGAGAGCCGGGTCCGCAAGGACCTGCTGCGGATCGCGAAGGACCTGCACCTGCCGCTGGTCGCGACCAACGACCTGCACTACGCCGCCCGGTCGGACGCGTCGGCCCACGAGGTGCTGCTCTGCGTGCAGACCGGCTCCACGATGGCCGACGGCAACCGCTTCAAGTTCGACGGCGACAGCTACTACCTCAAGTCCCCGGCCGAGATGCGCGAGCTCTTCGCCGAGCTGCCCGAGGCCTGCGACAACACCCTGGCCATCGCCGAGCGCTGCGACATCTCCTTCAACGAGCGGGTCGGCGCCTTCATGCCGCGCTACCCCTGCCCGCCCGGGGAGGACGAGGCCTCCTGGTTCGTCAAGGAGGTGGAGACCGGTCTGGCCCGCCGCTACCCGCGCGGGATCCCCGACCACGTGCGGAAGCAGGCCGAGTTCGAGACCGGGGTCATCCTCTCGATGGGCTTCGCGGGGTACTTCCTCGTCGTCGCTGACTTCATCAACTGGGCGAAGGAGAACGGCATCCGGGTCGGTCCGGGCCGCGGGTCGGGCGCCGGCTCGATGGCCGCTTACGCCATGCGGATCACCGACCTCGACCCGCTGCAGCACGGCCTGATCTTCGAGCGGTTCCTCAACCCCGACCGCGTCTCGATGCCCGACTTCGACATCGACTTCGACGAGCGCCGGCGCGGCGAGGTCATCCGCTACGTCACCGAGAAGTACGGCGACGACCGGGTCAGCCAGATCGTCACCTACGGCACCATCAAGGCCAAGCAGGCCGTCAAGGACGCCTCCCGCGTGCTCGGCTACCCGTTCGGGGTGGGGGAGCGGATCACCAAGGCCATGCCGGCCCCGGTGATGGGCAAGGACGTCCCGCTGGCCAAGCTGTTCGACCGCGAGCACGCGCGCTACGGCGAGGGCGGGGAGTTCCGCGCGCTCTACGAGAACGACCCCGAGGTGGCCAAGGTCGTCGACACGGCCCGCGACCTCGAGGGTCTGAAGCGCCAGTGGGGCGTGCACGCGGCCGGCGTGATCATGTCCAGCGAGCCGCTGATCGACATCATCCCGATCATGCGCCGCGAGCAGGACGGCGCGATCATCACCCAGCTGGACTACCCGACGTGCGAGTCGCTCGGGCTGATCAAGATGGACTTCCTGGGGCTGCGCAACCTCACCGTCCTCGACGACGCGGTGGGCAACATCCGGCTCAACCGCGGCTTCGAGATGGTGCTGGAGGACCTGCCCCTGGACGACGCCGCCAGCTACGCCCTGCTGGGCCGCGGGGACACCCTCGGGGTGTTCCAGCTCGACGGCGGGCCGATGCGCTCGCTGCTGCGGCTGATGCGCCCCGACAACTTCGAGGACATCTCCGCGGTGCTGGCGCTGTACCGCCCCGGCCCGATGGGCGCGGACAGCCACACGAACTACGCCCTGCGCAAGAACAAGCGCCAGGAGATCACCCCCATCCACGCCGAGCTCGAGGAGCCGCTGGCGGAGATCCTCGGCACCACGCACGGCCTGATCGTGTACCAGGAGCAGGTGATGGCGATCGCGCAGAAGGTCGCCGGGTACAGCCTGGGCCAGGCCGACCTGCTGCGCCGCGCGATGGGCAAGAAGAAGAAGGAGGTCCTCGACGCCGAGTTCGTGCCGTTCTCCGACGGCATGCGGGCGAACGGCTACGGCGAGGCGGCGGTCAAGGCGCTGTGGGACATCCTCGTCCCCTTCTCCGACTACGCGTTCAACAAGGCCCACACCGCCGCCTACGGGCTGGTGTCGTACTGGACGGCCTACCTCAAGGCCAACTTCCCGGCCGAGTTCATGGCGGCGCTGCTCACCTCGGTGGCCGACGACAAGGACAAGATGGCCATCTACCTGTCGGAGTGCCGGCGGATGGGCATCCAGGTGCTGCCGCCCGACGTCAACGAGTCCGCGGCCAACTTCACCCCCGTCGGGACCGACATCCGCTTCGGCCTGACGGCCATCCGCAACGTCGGCGCCAACGTCGTCGACGGGATCGTGAACGCGCGCGAGCAGCACGGCAAGGCGGTCAACTTCCACGGCTTCCTCGACCAGGTGCCGCTGGTCGTCTGCAACAAGCGGGTCATCGAGTCCCTGATCAAGGCCGGCGCCTTCGAGTCGATGGGCCACACCCGCCGCGCGCTGATGAGCGTCTACGAGGCCGCCGTCGACGGCGTGCTCGACCTCAAGCGCAACGAGGCCCACGGCCAGGACGACCTGTTCGGCGACTGGGGCGACGGCGACGGCGGCAACGACCCGGTGCTGTCGGGCACGGTGCCCGACCTCGCCGACTGGGACAAGCGGACCAAGCTGGCGTTCGAGCGCGACATGCTCGGCCTCTACGTCAGCGACCACCCCCTGCAGGGCCTGGAGCACATCCTCGTCGGCGAGCGGGACGTGGCCATCGCCGAGCTGCTGGCCGACGACGGGCCCAAGGAGGGCATGGTCACCATCGCGGGGATGATCACCAACGTCACCCGCAAGACGACCAAGCGCGGGGACATCTGGGCGGTGATCACCGTCGAGGACCTCGAGGCCTCGGTCGAGGTGCTGCTGTTCCCCAAGGCCTACGACCTCGTCTCGACGGTGCTGGCCACCGACGTCGTGGTCAAGGTCAAGGGCCGGCTCAAGCGCGACGACGACTCGGTCTCCATCAGCGCGCAGGAGCTCACCCTGCCCGACATCACCGACGGCCCCTCGGGCCCGGTGGTCATCTCGCTGCCGGCCGTCCGCTGCACCCCGCCGGTGGTCCAGCAGCTCCGCCAGGTGCTGGCCGGCCACCCCGGGATGACGGAGGTGCGGCTGCGGCTGCAGTCCTCGGGCAAGACGACGGTGATGAAGTTGGACGACCAGCTGCGGGTGACGCCATCGGGACCCCTGATGGCCGACCTCAAGGCGCTGCTGGGTCCGTCGTGCCTCGCCTCGTGA
- a CDS encoding type 1 glutamine amidotransferase: MSDALLPPTGPRVAVVQHTAVCPPGRVGDWLVAEGCRLDLYRGHAGDGLPSSLQGYDGLVVLGGEMGAHDDAAHPWLPGTRDLLRAAVEDGTPVLAVCLGLQLLAVACGGRVEPAPSGPQLGVRPVEHEPAAADDPLLGPVPAGAPAVHWNNDLVVEPPPGAVVLSRSAGTVQALRLGARAWGVQFHPEVDVATLGLWADADVAAGLLEPVRAAERLADVAAADAALVRTWSAATRRFAAELRTAAGLRHAAA; encoded by the coding sequence GTGAGCGACGCGCTCCTGCCGCCCACCGGCCCCCGCGTCGCCGTCGTCCAGCACACCGCCGTCTGCCCGCCCGGGCGCGTCGGGGACTGGCTCGTCGCGGAGGGCTGCCGGCTGGACCTCTACCGCGGGCACGCCGGGGACGGCCTGCCGTCCTCGCTCCAGGGCTACGACGGCCTCGTGGTGCTGGGCGGGGAGATGGGCGCCCACGACGACGCCGCGCACCCCTGGCTGCCGGGCACCCGGGACCTGCTGCGCGCGGCGGTCGAGGACGGCACCCCGGTGCTCGCGGTCTGCCTGGGGCTGCAGCTGCTGGCCGTCGCCTGCGGCGGGCGGGTCGAGCCGGCGCCGAGCGGACCCCAGCTCGGCGTCCGGCCGGTCGAGCACGAGCCCGCGGCGGCCGACGACCCGCTGCTGGGACCGGTGCCCGCCGGCGCCCCCGCGGTGCACTGGAACAACGACCTGGTCGTCGAGCCGCCGCCCGGGGCGGTCGTGCTGAGCCGGTCGGCCGGCACCGTCCAGGCGCTGCGGCTGGGCGCCCGCGCGTGGGGTGTCCAGTTCCACCCCGAGGTCGACGTGGCCACCCTGGGCCTGTGGGCCGACGCCGACGTCGCGGCCGGGCTGCTCGAGCCGGTCCGGGCCGCCGAGCGGCTGGCCGACGTCGCCGCCGCCGACGCCGCGCTCGTGCGCACCTGGTCTGCGGCGACCCGTCGCTTCGCCGCCGAGCTCCGCACCGCGGCCGGGCTCCGCCACGCCGCCGCCTGA
- a CDS encoding alkaline phosphatase family protein — translation MTSAHHPRARAPRRLLVAAALLALVAGGLTAAGASVDPAPAVAATTASALVPRPDHVVVVVLENKNRTSVIGSAKAPYINALAARGANLSQSYGVTHPSQPNYVALFSGSQHGVTTNACRDLGAKPNLGSQLRADGLSFTGYAESLPSVGWTGCRKGEYERKHNPWVDFSNLPKSVNQPFSAFPRDYTELPTVSFVTPNMCHDMHDCSVATGDAWLKKNLDGYARWAMTHNSLLVVTFDENAGGTVNQIPTLLVGQKVRPGLYAEWTDHYTLLRTIEDAYGLAPLGAAARATPLRTIWTSAPKPRTGLSNAGFESRLSAWATSGRTTTSTNNVHGGDRSGRAGALTATRGDSILSQTFVVPAGRSRLTLWWQGRCSDTVGKAWATVVVKRNTSAKKSTLLPKTCVRKGAWKKVGVDVTPGHSYTLQLVNHDDGKSSTPNRTYFDDVTLR, via the coding sequence ATGACCTCTGCACACCACCCGCGCGCCCGCGCCCCGCGACGTCTGCTCGTGGCCGCCGCGCTGCTCGCCCTCGTCGCCGGCGGCCTCACCGCGGCCGGCGCCTCCGTCGACCCGGCCCCCGCCGTCGCCGCCACCACCGCGTCCGCCCTCGTGCCCCGGCCCGACCACGTCGTCGTCGTGGTGCTGGAGAACAAGAACCGGACCAGCGTCATCGGCAGCGCGAAGGCCCCCTACATCAACGCCCTGGCCGCCCGCGGCGCCAACCTGTCGCAGTCCTACGGCGTGACCCACCCCAGCCAGCCCAACTACGTCGCGCTGTTCTCGGGCAGCCAGCACGGCGTGACGACCAACGCCTGCCGCGACCTGGGGGCGAAGCCCAACCTCGGCAGCCAGCTCCGGGCGGACGGCCTCAGCTTCACCGGCTACGCCGAGTCCCTGCCCTCGGTCGGCTGGACCGGCTGCCGCAAGGGCGAGTACGAGCGCAAGCACAACCCGTGGGTCGACTTCTCCAACCTCCCGAAGAGCGTCAACCAGCCCTTCAGCGCCTTCCCCCGCGACTACACGGAGCTGCCGACGGTCAGCTTCGTGACCCCGAACATGTGCCACGACATGCACGACTGCTCGGTCGCCACCGGCGACGCGTGGCTGAAGAAGAACCTCGACGGCTACGCCCGCTGGGCCATGACCCACAACAGCCTGCTGGTGGTCACCTTCGACGAGAACGCCGGCGGCACGGTCAACCAGATCCCCACCCTCCTCGTCGGCCAGAAGGTGCGCCCCGGGCTCTACGCCGAGTGGACGGACCACTACACGCTGCTCCGGACGATCGAGGACGCCTACGGCCTGGCCCCCCTCGGCGCCGCCGCCCGGGCGACGCCGCTGCGGACCATCTGGACCTCCGCCCCGAAGCCCCGCACCGGGCTCAGCAACGCGGGCTTCGAGAGCAGGCTGTCGGCGTGGGCCACCTCGGGCAGGACGACCACCTCCACCAACAACGTGCACGGCGGCGACCGGTCGGGGCGGGCCGGGGCGCTCACCGCGACCCGCGGCGACTCGATCCTCAGCCAGACGTTCGTCGTGCCGGCGGGCAGGAGCCGGCTGACGCTGTGGTGGCAGGGCCGCTGCTCCGACACCGTCGGCAAGGCCTGGGCGACCGTCGTGGTCAAGCGCAACACCTCGGCGAAGAAGTCGACGCTGCTGCCGAAGACCTGCGTGCGCAAGGGCGCCTGGAAGAAGGTCGGCGTGGACGTCACCCCCGGGCACTCCTACACGCTGCAGCTGGTCAACCACGACGACGGGAAGTCCTCGACGCCCAACCGCACCTACTTCGACGACGTCACCCTCCGCTAG